In one Pseudomonas purpurea genomic region, the following are encoded:
- a CDS encoding zinc ABC transporter substrate-binding protein — protein sequence MVIVSRLFAIFVTFTVSLFAISAAQAEVKVLTSIKPLQLIAAAVQDGAGVPEVLLPPGASPHNYALRPSDVRKVQSVDLLYWIGPDMEGFLPRVLKGRSLPSVAVQDLSGLKLRRFAEDSHSHATDADEHDHDHRPGSLDAHLWLSPVNARVIAAKIAADLSAADPANAPRYQSNLKAFDERLDALNLRLKARLAGIAGKPYFVFHEAFDYFEDAYGLKHTGVFSVAAEVQPGAQHVAAMRARLQEVGKTCVFSEPPLRPRLAETLVAGLPVKLAELDALGGYTPATAQGYEQVLEKLGNDLAGCLESL from the coding sequence GTGGTCATCGTGTCCAGACTTTTTGCCATCTTTGTCACATTTACCGTCAGTTTGTTCGCGATCAGCGCCGCCCAGGCCGAGGTGAAAGTGCTGACCAGCATCAAACCCTTGCAGCTGATTGCCGCAGCGGTGCAGGACGGTGCCGGGGTTCCGGAAGTGTTGCTGCCGCCGGGTGCTTCACCACACAACTACGCCTTGCGCCCATCCGACGTACGGAAGGTGCAGTCGGTGGATTTGCTCTACTGGATCGGCCCGGACATGGAAGGTTTCCTGCCGCGCGTCCTCAAGGGCCGCAGCCTTCCATCGGTTGCCGTGCAGGATTTGTCGGGTTTGAAGCTGCGCCGCTTCGCCGAAGACAGCCATTCCCATGCCACCGATGCCGACGAGCACGATCACGACCATCGCCCTGGCAGCCTCGACGCTCACTTGTGGTTATCACCGGTCAATGCGCGGGTCATCGCCGCGAAAATCGCCGCAGACCTGAGTGCTGCCGACCCGGCCAACGCGCCGCGCTATCAGAGCAACCTCAAGGCGTTCGACGAGCGTCTGGATGCGCTGAACCTGCGCTTGAAAGCTCGCCTGGCCGGTATTGCGGGCAAGCCGTACTTCGTTTTCCATGAAGCGTTCGACTACTTCGAAGACGCGTACGGCCTCAAGCACACCGGCGTGTTCAGCGTGGCCGCTGAAGTGCAGCCCGGCGCCCAACATGTAGCGGCCATGCGTGCGCGGTTGCAGGAAGTGGGCAAGACGTGTGTATTCAGTGAGCCACCGCTGCGTCCGCGCCTGGCTGAAACCCTGGTGGCAGGGTTGCCGGTGAAACTGGCAGAGCTGGATGCGCTGGGCGGCTACACGCCAGCGACCGCTCAAGGTTACGAACAGGTGCTGGAGAAGCTGGGGAATGATTTGGCGGGGTGCCTGGAGTCGCTTTAA
- a CDS encoding homoserine kinase encodes MSVFTPLARPELETFLAPYGLGRLLDFQGIAAGSENTNFFISLEQGEFVLTLVERGPVQEMPFFIELLDVLHDANLPVPYALRTTDGVALRELAGKPALLQPRLAGKHIKQANAQHCVQVGELLGHLHLATKDNMIKRKTDRGLDWMQEEGTQLLSHLGAEPRDLLQRALDEITEQKTKILALPRANIHADLFRDNAMFEGTHLTGLIDFYNACSGPMLYDVAIALNDWCSDEDGIIDGPRARALLGAYAALRPFTAAEAELWPTLLRVACVRFWLSRLIAAESFAGQDVLIHDPKEFEQRLAQRQHVSTPLPFAL; translated from the coding sequence CCTTACGGGCTCGGTCGCCTGCTTGATTTCCAGGGAATTGCCGCAGGTAGCGAAAACACCAATTTTTTCATCAGTCTGGAGCAGGGCGAATTTGTCCTGACCCTGGTCGAGCGCGGCCCCGTGCAGGAGATGCCGTTCTTCATCGAGCTGCTCGACGTGCTGCATGACGCCAACCTGCCCGTACCTTACGCGCTGCGCACCACGGACGGCGTGGCCTTGCGTGAACTGGCGGGCAAACCTGCGCTGTTGCAGCCACGGCTGGCCGGCAAGCACATCAAACAGGCCAATGCACAGCATTGCGTGCAGGTCGGCGAGTTGCTGGGGCATCTGCACCTGGCGACCAAAGACAACATGATCAAGCGTAAAACCGACCGCGGCCTGGACTGGATGCAGGAAGAGGGCACGCAACTGCTTTCCCATCTGGGCGCCGAACCGCGGGATTTGCTGCAACGGGCGCTGGACGAAATCACCGAGCAGAAGACAAAAATCCTGGCGCTGCCTCGGGCGAATATCCACGCGGACCTGTTCCGCGATAACGCGATGTTCGAAGGCACGCACCTGACCGGGTTGATCGACTTCTACAACGCCTGTTCAGGTCCGATGCTCTACGACGTGGCGATTGCCCTGAATGACTGGTGTTCGGACGAAGACGGGATAATCGACGGCCCTCGGGCGCGGGCATTGCTGGGAGCTTATGCGGCACTGCGTCCGTTTACAGCCGCCGAGGCCGAGTTGTGGCCGACCCTGTTGCGGGTAGCTTGCGTGCGGTTCTGGTTGTCGCGCCTGATCGCCGCCGAGTCGTTTGCCGGGCAGGATGTGCTGATTCACGATCCGAAAGAGTTCGAGCAGCGTCTGGCTCAGCGTCAGCACGTCAGCACGCCGTTGCCGTTCGCCCTTTAA